One window of the Chryseobacterium sp. CY350 genome contains the following:
- a CDS encoding helix-turn-helix domain-containing protein, producing the protein MSDAPIRIKTISQFHTLRGLPKPKHPLISVINFEDMKAASESGKQSLIFDFYMISVKRNMDHKYKYGQQDYDFDEGLMFCMAPNQVLTIIREENGKNPSGWSLLIHPDFLWNTAMVSAIKKYEFFDYSVNEALFLSGDEEIKIQQIIENIKQEYQTNIDKFSQNIIISQLETLLNYSERFYQRQFITRQKAHHQFLEKLEILLNNYFERDDFKSKGLPSVQYLSDEFNMSPQYMRSLLKNLTGQTTQQHIHEKVIEIAKEKLSTTELSISEIAYELGFEHSQSFSKLFKAKTDISPLEFRKSFN; encoded by the coding sequence GCAGTTTCATACTTTGAGAGGATTGCCAAAGCCGAAACATCCGCTTATTAGTGTGATCAATTTTGAAGATATGAAAGCTGCATCGGAAAGCGGAAAACAGAGTTTAATATTCGATTTTTATATGATCTCCGTCAAGCGGAATATGGACCACAAATACAAATACGGGCAGCAGGATTACGATTTTGATGAAGGACTGATGTTCTGTATGGCTCCGAACCAGGTTTTGACAATTATAAGAGAAGAAAACGGAAAAAATCCTTCCGGATGGTCTTTATTGATTCATCCGGATTTCCTTTGGAATACGGCAATGGTAAGCGCAATCAAGAAATATGAATTCTTCGATTATTCAGTAAATGAAGCTTTATTCTTATCTGGAGATGAGGAAATTAAAATTCAGCAAATCATTGAAAATATCAAGCAGGAATATCAGACGAATATTGATAAATTCAGTCAGAATATCATTATTTCTCAGTTGGAAACGCTGCTGAATTATTCTGAACGTTTTTATCAGCGACAATTTATTACACGTCAAAAAGCGCATCATCAATTCTTAGAGAAATTAGAAATTCTGTTGAATAATTATTTTGAACGAGATGATTTTAAATCAAAAGGATTACCGAGTGTTCAATATCTTTCTGATGAATTCAATATGTCGCCGCAGTATATGAGAAGTCTTTTGAAAAATTTGACCGGACAAACAACGCAACAGCACATCCACGAAAAAGTAATCGAAATCGCCAAAGAAAAACTCTCAACAACCGAACTTTCCATAAGTGAAATCGCCTACGAATTGGGATTTGAGCATTCACAATCATTCAGTAAATTGTTTAAAGCTAAAACTGATATTTCGCCGTTGGAGTTTAGAAAATCATTCAATTAG
- a CDS encoding serine hydrolase domain-containing protein has protein sequence MSNSKQITSVLLLKEVEKGKVDLDAPIKKYLPFLKQSWANSVKVHHLLNHTHGISELEKPLLFKPGSDFKYGNLSNILLGKIIEKSSGKTYKKATSELFKDLKMNNTFCFSKDNKRNLVSGHQIKQSAFKIVDSSFIDEENLPADGIITTAEDLVIWNSHLHKGKILSRKMYKKMITESAKSQHDVFGKEKMGYGYNIRIAENAGIKYLGHTGLGDGFSSLNLYFPEYDVSLIILENQMNENSELFYFFESRIKDIILRSSLVKLLIE, from the coding sequence ATGTCAAACTCCAAGCAGATTACCTCAGTTTTGCTTTTAAAAGAAGTTGAGAAGGGAAAAGTTGATTTAGATGCACCTATCAAAAAATATTTACCTTTCCTGAAGCAATCTTGGGCAAATTCTGTAAAAGTTCATCATCTTTTAAATCACACGCACGGAATTTCAGAGCTTGAAAAACCACTTTTATTTAAACCCGGAAGCGATTTTAAATATGGAAATCTGTCTAATATCCTTTTAGGAAAAATCATTGAAAAAAGTTCAGGTAAAACATATAAAAAAGCTACTTCCGAATTATTCAAGGATCTTAAAATGAACAATACATTTTGCTTTTCAAAAGATAATAAAAGAAATCTGGTAAGTGGTCACCAGATTAAACAAAGTGCTTTTAAAATAGTTGACAGTTCATTTATTGATGAAGAAAATTTGCCTGCCGACGGAATAATTACGACAGCAGAAGATCTTGTAATCTGGAACAGTCATCTGCATAAGGGTAAAATTTTGAGTCGGAAAATGTACAAAAAGATGATCACAGAATCTGCAAAATCGCAGCATGACGTGTTTGGGAAAGAAAAAATGGGTTATGGTTACAATATCAGAATTGCAGAAAATGCCGGTATAAAATATTTGGGCCATACAGGATTGGGGGATGGTTTTTCTTCACTAAATCTGTATTTTCCTGAATATGATGTAAGCCTGATTATTCTGGAAAATCAAATGAATGAAAACAGCGAATTGTTTTATTTTTTTGAATCACGCATCAAAGATATTATTCTTAGAAGTAGTCTTGTAAAACTTCTAATTGAATGA
- a CDS encoding DsbA family oxidoreductase, whose amino-acid sequence MKIEIWSDVMCPFCYIGKKNFEQALDKLPFKNEVEVEWKSFQLDPTLNSGETKTTSEYFREKKGFPEEQAKQMTAQVVQMGKAAGIEFNLEKALITNTFSAHKILHLAKKHNISIEMEEELFRSHFLNGENIGSVEVLSTLAQKLGINKEEVLETLSSDQFDNDVHQDISEARNNGVSGVPFFILNGKYSISGAQPAELFEEALTKTYHETVQHSKDSKDNNLSCDTDGCSI is encoded by the coding sequence ATGAAAATAGAAATCTGGTCAGATGTAATGTGCCCGTTTTGCTACATAGGAAAGAAGAATTTTGAACAGGCGCTGGATAAACTACCATTTAAAAATGAAGTAGAAGTAGAATGGAAGAGTTTTCAGCTTGATCCTACTTTGAATTCTGGGGAAACAAAAACTACCTCAGAATATTTCAGGGAGAAAAAAGGTTTCCCGGAAGAGCAGGCAAAGCAGATGACTGCGCAGGTGGTACAAATGGGAAAAGCTGCTGGAATTGAATTTAATTTAGAAAAAGCTTTGATCACCAATACTTTTTCTGCCCATAAAATTCTTCATTTGGCTAAAAAACACAACATATCTATCGAAATGGAAGAAGAACTGTTCAGGTCGCATTTTCTGAATGGGGAAAATATTGGAAGTGTAGAGGTGTTATCTACTTTAGCACAAAAATTAGGAATCAATAAAGAAGAAGTTTTGGAGACTTTAAGTTCTGATCAATTCGACAATGATGTTCATCAGGATATTTCAGAAGCTCGCAACAATGGCGTTTCCGGCGTTCCTTTTTTTATTTTAAACGGAAAATATTCCATTTCTGGTGCACAGCCCGCTGAGCTTTTTGAGGAAGCTTTAACGAAGACTTATCATGAAACCGTTCAGCATTCAAAAGATTCAAAAGACAACAATTTATCCTGTGACACAGACGGATGCAGCATTTAA
- a CDS encoding 5'-methylthioadenosine/S-adenosylhomocysteine nucleosidase family protein yields MIIINNETAFTVEDTLFVFALDSEAGKVFDHTYKITTGIGKVNAAIELTKAILKNKPKLIVNLGSAGGIGFHKGGIICCTQFIQRDMDARGLGFKKFETPLSNIPIILENGLKMDNLPEGICGSGDSFEMNHINTEYNVIDMEAYPLALIARRENIPFLCLKYISDDAGSNAADDWSVQVHLASEAFKKILFKDFI; encoded by the coding sequence ATGATAATAATAAACAACGAAACAGCATTCACAGTCGAAGACACTTTATTTGTTTTCGCTCTTGATTCCGAAGCCGGAAAAGTGTTTGATCACACCTACAAAATAACAACAGGAATCGGTAAAGTAAATGCTGCAATAGAACTTACAAAAGCAATTCTGAAAAATAAACCGAAACTGATCGTCAATCTGGGTTCAGCAGGTGGAATCGGTTTTCATAAAGGTGGAATAATCTGCTGTACACAATTTATTCAGCGTGATATGGATGCACGCGGTTTAGGTTTTAAAAAATTTGAAACACCATTATCCAATATCCCGATTATTCTCGAAAACGGATTGAAAATGGACAACCTTCCGGAAGGAATCTGTGGCAGCGGAGACAGTTTTGAGATGAATCATATCAACACAGAATACAACGTGATCGACATGGAGGCTTATCCGCTTGCATTAATTGCGAGACGAGAAAATATTCCTTTTCTGTGTCTGAAGTATATTTCAGATGATGCCGGAAGTAATGCTGCAGACGACTGGTCTGTGCAGGTACATCTGGCTTCTGAGGCTTTTAAGAAAATTCTATTTAAAGACTTCATCTAA
- a CDS encoding chloride channel protein, with translation MKIHNKKKYLNFLKFKRDFQQFGIKKVRSYEIILHWLNSRLSRSQFLILSGILVGCTAGLAGVLLKTLVHHIHYLISKVHFEYQILFYIIFPFLGIVLTTSIVLTLFRGQDRKGIGAILYEIAQNSSIVSSVKMYSQIVQSAITVGLGGSAGLESPIAVTGAAIGSNYAQTYRLGYKERTLLLAAGATAGVASAFNAPIAGVMFAFEILLTGVVFSDFIPLVVAAVCGSLLSRILLQEDILFRFHARESFNYFNIPYYLILGVATGLYARYFVVVSQKVEHFIHKMKVSRLRRAVIGGAALSLLCVLFPPLFGEGYETVKAFTNGNANYIIQNSLFRYFEIGNWTVILFLLLICLLKVFATSITIFSGGNGGNFAPSLFAGGTLGFLFAMICQQIGFDNVPVTNLVLVGMAGAMSGVLYAPLTAIFLIAESSFGYDLFIPLMIVSVISYLMARWFSGISPELKSLADQGKIFTHEHDKNLLSSLRTNDLIDKDAQVIKFDAPITDLYELIVNGKKNTFAVIDDQNILKGILTMDDLRPLLLNKDREELSIFKLMKAPPAVIYPNNDPLKIIQAFDDTGVWNLPVVSENNEFIGFISKSTILMSYRQLLKEYSN, from the coding sequence GTGAAGATTCACAATAAAAAAAAATACCTTAATTTTCTGAAGTTTAAGAGAGATTTTCAGCAATTTGGTATTAAAAAAGTCCGTAGTTACGAGATCATTTTACATTGGCTCAACAGCCGACTGAGCAGAAGTCAGTTTTTGATTCTTTCCGGTATTTTGGTTGGTTGTACGGCAGGTCTCGCGGGTGTTCTACTAAAAACACTAGTTCACCATATACATTATTTGATCAGCAAAGTTCATTTTGAATATCAGATTCTATTTTATATCATTTTTCCGTTTTTAGGAATTGTTCTTACTACAAGTATTGTTCTCACTTTGTTTCGCGGACAAGACAGAAAAGGGATTGGTGCCATTCTCTACGAAATCGCCCAAAACTCAAGCATCGTTTCTTCCGTAAAAATGTATTCTCAGATTGTTCAAAGTGCGATCACAGTAGGACTCGGAGGATCTGCAGGGCTTGAAAGCCCGATCGCTGTGACCGGAGCCGCAATAGGCTCCAATTATGCGCAGACCTACAGATTGGGATATAAAGAACGTACACTTTTGCTTGCAGCAGGAGCCACAGCAGGTGTTGCTTCAGCTTTCAATGCACCGATCGCAGGAGTGATGTTTGCCTTTGAAATTCTTCTTACGGGAGTAGTATTTTCAGATTTTATTCCTTTGGTTGTTGCTGCAGTATGCGGAAGTCTTTTATCTCGAATTTTGCTTCAGGAAGATATTCTTTTTAGATTTCATGCTAGAGAATCATTTAATTATTTTAACATCCCTTACTATTTGATTCTTGGGGTTGCGACCGGTTTATATGCAAGATATTTTGTTGTGGTTTCCCAAAAAGTAGAGCATTTTATTCATAAAATGAAAGTGTCGCGCTTGCGGAGGGCGGTTATCGGTGGTGCGGCTTTGTCTTTATTATGTGTACTTTTTCCACCTCTTTTTGGGGAAGGATATGAGACCGTAAAAGCATTTACCAATGGCAACGCCAACTATATTATCCAAAACAGCCTTTTCAGATATTTTGAAATCGGTAACTGGACTGTCATTTTATTTTTGCTATTAATTTGTCTTTTAAAAGTATTTGCAACCTCCATTACCATTTTCAGTGGTGGAAACGGTGGTAATTTTGCTCCTTCACTTTTTGCGGGAGGGACGCTGGGTTTTCTCTTTGCAATGATCTGTCAGCAGATTGGTTTTGATAATGTTCCTGTGACCAATCTTGTCCTGGTAGGAATGGCGGGAGCAATGAGCGGAGTTCTGTATGCGCCTCTCACAGCAATATTTCTGATTGCTGAATCAAGTTTCGGGTATGATCTTTTTATTCCGTTGATGATCGTATCAGTAATCTCTTATCTGATGGCTAGATGGTTTTCGGGTATTTCGCCAGAGTTGAAATCTTTGGCAGATCAGGGAAAAATTTTCACGCATGAGCACGACAAAAATCTACTTTCTTCGCTTCGTACCAATGATTTGATCGACAAAGATGCTCAGGTTATCAAATTTGATGCACCCATTACCGATCTTTACGAGCTAATTGTGAACGGGAAGAAAAATACTTTCGCGGTAATTGATGATCAAAATATTTTAAAAGGAATTTTAACAATGGATGATCTTCGGCCTCTTTTGCTTAATAAAGACAGAGAAGAACTCAGTATTTTTAAACTGATGAAAGCTCCGCCGGCTGTTATTTATCCTAATAATGATCCTTTAAAAATTATTCAGGCGTTCGACGACACGGGAGTCTGGAATCTACCCGTAGTTTCTGAAAACAACGAATTCATCGGGTTTATCTCAAAATCAACAATTTTGATGAGTTACAGACAGCTTTTAAAAGAGTATTCGAATTAA
- a CDS encoding SDR family NAD(P)-dependent oxidoreductase, producing MAGKIALVTGASRGLGKDSVIALAKKGFDIILTYQTKKEAADEVVKEIETLGQKAFALPLDISTTSGFDQFVNEVKDLLNTEFGSAKLDALVNNAGIGINESFETTTEETLDAMTNIHFKGPYFLTQKLLPLLNDGSSIVNTSSGLARFSFAGYSAYGAMKAAVDSLSRYQAVELGARKIRVNSIAPGAIETDFGGGAVRDSADYNNMISSQTSLGRVGLPDDIGSVVAFLCSDDSKWINAQRIEVSGGFRI from the coding sequence ATGGCAGGTAAAATAGCATTAGTAACAGGCGCAAGCCGCGGATTGGGTAAAGATTCTGTAATCGCCCTTGCAAAAAAAGGATTTGATATTATATTGACTTATCAAACCAAAAAAGAAGCTGCGGATGAAGTGGTAAAAGAGATTGAAACTCTTGGTCAGAAAGCATTTGCACTACCTTTAGATATTTCAACAACATCAGGTTTTGATCAGTTTGTAAATGAAGTGAAAGATCTTTTGAATACTGAATTTGGCTCTGCAAAACTCGACGCATTAGTCAATAACGCAGGAATCGGAATCAACGAAAGCTTCGAAACTACCACAGAAGAAACGTTGGATGCGATGACGAATATTCATTTTAAAGGACCGTATTTCCTGACTCAAAAATTATTACCGTTACTCAATGACGGAAGCAGTATCGTAAACACTTCTTCTGGCTTGGCAAGATTTTCATTCGCTGGATATTCCGCTTATGGTGCGATGAAGGCAGCGGTTGATTCATTATCAAGATATCAGGCAGTAGAACTTGGTGCAAGAAAAATAAGAGTAAATTCTATTGCGCCAGGTGCGATTGAAACGGATTTTGGCGGGGGAGCAGTTCGTGACAGCGCAGATTACAACAATATGATTTCTTCTCAGACGTCATTAGGACGAGTTGGTTTGCCTGACGACATCGGGAGCGTAGTTGCGTTTCTTTGTTCAGACGATTCAAAATGGATCAATGCGCAGAGAATAGAAGTTTCCGGCGGATTTAGAATCTAA
- a CDS encoding helix-turn-helix domain-containing protein: MSSITIKEFYQDILGGTCPDINQFLTENIHKDIGHFNVFDISEIYRNCTSKTEMPYNRRTYYKISLINGKNKVEYADKTIEIEDCAVLFASPKIPYNYTHQCTEQSGHFCVFTKDFLPTSKIGLELDHLPVFSAQSDFIFQISTEQFNQFEAVFLKMHEEISSDYVYKYDLLRNYVMELIHFGQKLKPIQPVVNTKTAASRTTTLFIELLERQFPIENISQLLQLKTPADFAGILGVHVNHLNRVLKETTGKTTGEIIGSRIFQEAKILLTQTQWNISEIAFTLGFEEVAHFSNFFKKYSKQSPQNYRELLIV, from the coding sequence ATGAGTTCAATTACCATTAAAGAATTTTATCAGGATATTTTGGGAGGTACATGTCCCGATATTAATCAATTTCTAACTGAAAATATTCATAAAGATATTGGTCATTTCAATGTTTTTGATATTTCTGAAATTTATAGAAACTGCACCTCGAAGACCGAAATGCCTTACAACAGAAGAACTTACTACAAAATAAGTTTAATCAACGGTAAAAATAAAGTGGAATATGCAGACAAAACCATCGAGATCGAAGATTGCGCTGTTCTTTTTGCGTCGCCGAAAATTCCCTATAATTACACCCATCAATGTACTGAGCAATCGGGTCATTTCTGCGTTTTCACCAAAGACTTTTTGCCAACTTCCAAGATTGGTTTAGAACTAGACCATCTTCCTGTTTTCTCGGCGCAGAGTGATTTTATATTTCAGATCTCAACGGAACAGTTTAATCAATTTGAAGCTGTTTTTCTGAAAATGCACGAAGAAATTAGTTCAGATTACGTTTACAAATATGATTTGCTGAGAAATTATGTAATGGAACTCATTCACTTTGGTCAGAAATTAAAACCTATTCAGCCAGTTGTGAATACCAAAACTGCTGCTTCCAGAACGACAACATTATTTATAGAACTGTTAGAAAGACAGTTCCCTATCGAAAACATCAGCCAGCTTTTACAGTTGAAAACTCCCGCAGATTTTGCCGGAATTTTGGGAGTCCACGTCAATCATCTCAACAGAGTTTTGAAAGAAACCACGGGAAAAACGACCGGTGAGATCATCGGAAGCAGAATTTTTCAGGAAGCGAAAATACTTTTGACGCAAACACAATGGAACATTTCGGAAATAGCTTTCACTTTGGGTTTCGAAGAGGTAGCTCATTTTTCTAACTTCTTTAAAAAGTACAGCAAGCAATCGCCTCAGAATTATAGAGAATTACTGATTGTTTGA
- a CDS encoding UvrD-helicase domain-containing protein yields MKWTQEQQKIINSTGNIKINAVAGSGKTTTVIEYARSRSAESKILYLAFNKSVKLEAAKKFQKAGLQNVQVETAHSLAYKYIIYNSNYRIRAQGYKTSEIAELLHLQGNGEKHNEYIIANHINKFITYFCNSDKLKVQDLNYLDTISDTNAKKFVTTFYQYILSKTRLLLSKMDKGEIEITHDFYLKKFQILNPKLPFDFILFDEGQDASPAMLDVFLKQNATKVIVGDTNQQIYGWRFAVNSLEKANFETHYLSASFRFSQDIADLAKQIFKYKNYINNEEAILITGKGEVGEIKSKAIIARTNLGLLLKAIEYVTENKKVKYIYFEGNINSYTYADEGASLYDVLNLQNENRHLIKDKLIKAMKNLKELEDYIGKTEDMQLGMMVEIVKEYGNKIPNIIKTIKNKHVEGDEKEKAEMIFSTVHRCKGMEYDSVRLVEDFISEEKLEKIKKDKKPEEINLTKLNEEINLLYVAVTRAKSKLYIPESLMPLNFPESSQIHVIKDIPKEDKKAEKTYNVDLIREKHKGAYQPWTPDLDQELSEMFSEGISGSDLARHFGRTKSAISSRLKKLDMNNF; encoded by the coding sequence ATGAAGTGGACTCAGGAGCAGCAAAAAATTATAAATTCCACTGGAAACATCAAGATAAATGCAGTTGCAGGCTCGGGAAAAACAACAACCGTTATCGAATATGCAAGATCAAGATCTGCGGAAAGCAAAATTTTATATCTGGCGTTCAACAAATCTGTAAAATTGGAAGCTGCAAAAAAATTTCAGAAAGCCGGTCTACAAAATGTTCAGGTAGAAACTGCGCATTCTCTGGCGTACAAATACATCATTTATAACAGCAATTACAGAATTAGAGCGCAAGGATACAAAACGAGTGAAATTGCAGAACTTCTTCATCTACAGGGAAATGGTGAAAAACATAATGAATATATCATTGCCAACCACATCAATAAATTTATAACTTATTTCTGCAATAGCGACAAACTCAAAGTTCAGGATCTGAATTATTTAGATACAATTTCTGATACCAATGCGAAAAAATTTGTGACTACTTTTTATCAGTATATCCTCTCAAAAACAAGGTTACTGCTCAGCAAAATGGATAAAGGCGAAATTGAAATCACTCATGATTTCTATCTTAAAAAGTTTCAGATTTTGAATCCCAAACTACCTTTTGATTTTATCTTATTTGATGAAGGTCAAGATGCCTCGCCGGCAATGCTCGATGTTTTTCTGAAGCAAAATGCTACAAAAGTAATCGTGGGAGATACTAATCAGCAGATCTACGGATGGCGTTTTGCAGTCAATTCGTTAGAAAAAGCAAATTTTGAGACGCATTATTTATCGGCGAGTTTTCGTTTTAGTCAGGATATTGCTGATCTTGCGAAACAAATATTTAAATATAAAAATTACATCAACAATGAGGAGGCGATTTTGATCACCGGAAAAGGAGAAGTTGGTGAGATTAAGAGCAAGGCCATTATCGCAAGAACAAATCTCGGCTTGCTGCTGAAAGCGATAGAATACGTTACCGAAAATAAAAAAGTAAAGTATATTTATTTTGAAGGAAATATTAATTCTTATACTTACGCTGACGAAGGAGCTTCTTTATATGATGTTTTAAATTTACAAAACGAAAACCGTCATCTCATAAAAGATAAGCTCATTAAAGCGATGAAAAATCTCAAGGAACTTGAAGATTATATTGGTAAGACAGAAGATATGCAACTGGGAATGATGGTGGAAATTGTGAAAGAATACGGCAATAAGATTCCGAATATCATTAAAACGATTAAGAATAAACACGTAGAAGGTGACGAAAAAGAGAAAGCGGAAATGATTTTTTCTACCGTACATCGTTGTAAGGGAATGGAGTATGACAGTGTGCGACTTGTAGAAGATTTTATTTCTGAGGAAAAATTAGAAAAGATAAAGAAAGACAAAAAGCCCGAGGAAATTAATCTCACGAAACTTAATGAAGAGATCAATTTATTGTATGTTGCCGTTACTCGTGCAAAAAGCAAACTCTATATTCCCGAATCTCTGATGCCGCTCAATTTTCCGGAATCTTCTCAAATACATGTTATTAAAGATATTCCGAAAGAGGATAAAAAGGCTGAAAAGACTTATAACGTTGATCTCATACGCGAAAAACACAAAGGCGCATACCAACCGTGGACGCCAGATCTTGACCAAGAATTGTCTGAAATGTTTTCTGAAGGAATCAGCGGCAGTGATCTCGCCAGACATTTTGGCCGTACAAAAAGTGCAATTTCATCGAGACTTAAAAAATTAGATATGAATAATTTTTAG
- a CDS encoding MutS-related protein, whose translation MENISEIVSHFNFTQTRKSRQYLNLFFSQKSFNKNQTLYTQQKLKMFLENLHIIKDYRISENAVSVTHKLLGEADSYNYTFIRNLTYRNFFKEINNNLSIFIEFFHGFHAVLENFKQSEFCKDYCAEINETLKFIESLTVIDYHQKELNFKLRKTLLLIIKSEIGKKSFESFWDFFYMFDVHSSIAKGIALNDLVFPEFSDNQKFIIREFYHLDLTTSVKNTLTEREKNIMVFTGANMSGKSTAMKSVSIIVLLAHLGIAVPAESCKIPFYDRIFLHFSVTDNLKEGHSHFMQEIINIKNVLVELKTKNCFAVFDEIFSGTNINDSAKITGDTILGISRYTNSMFIFSTHLNMIENLLKDEKNITLLNLECLFENNDLLFTYRLQKGWSKLEVGKIIFDQYGLNDLLKDDHQC comes from the coding sequence ATGGAAAATATTTCGGAAATTGTATCCCATTTTAATTTTACGCAGACCAGAAAATCCAGACAATATTTAAATCTTTTTTTCAGTCAGAAATCTTTTAATAAAAACCAGACATTATATACGCAGCAAAAGCTAAAAATGTTTTTAGAAAATCTTCATATTATAAAAGATTACAGGATCAGCGAAAATGCGGTTTCTGTGACTCATAAACTTTTGGGTGAGGCAGATTCTTACAACTACACATTTATTAGAAATTTGACTTACAGAAATTTTTTTAAAGAAATAAATAATAACCTGTCAATTTTTATTGAATTTTTTCATGGTTTTCACGCCGTACTGGAAAACTTTAAACAATCTGAATTTTGTAAAGATTATTGTGCTGAAATAAATGAAACCCTAAAATTTATTGAATCTTTGACTGTAATTGATTATCATCAAAAAGAATTGAATTTCAAACTTAGAAAGACATTATTACTTATAATTAAATCAGAAATTGGAAAGAAAAGCTTTGAGTCTTTTTGGGATTTCTTTTATATGTTTGATGTGCACTCAAGTATTGCAAAAGGTATTGCTCTCAATGATCTTGTTTTTCCGGAATTTTCTGATAATCAAAAATTTATAATAAGAGAATTTTACCATCTTGATCTTACAACGTCGGTGAAAAATACGCTTACTGAAAGAGAAAAAAACATAATGGTCTTTACAGGAGCGAATATGTCTGGAAAGTCAACGGCTATGAAATCTGTGAGCATTATTGTTTTACTCGCACATTTGGGAATTGCTGTACCTGCAGAATCGTGCAAAATACCATTCTATGACCGAATTTTTCTACATTTCTCTGTTACTGATAATCTTAAAGAAGGTCACAGCCATTTTATGCAGGAGATTATCAATATTAAAAATGTACTCGTCGAATTAAAAACAAAAAACTGCTTTGCGGTTTTTGATGAAATATTTAGTGGAACAAATATTAATGATTCGGCAAAAATTACCGGTGATACGATACTTGGAATTTCGAGATATACCAACTCAATGTTTATCTTTTCAACCCATCTCAATATGATAGAAAATCTTTTAAAGGATGAAAAGAATATTACATTGCTCAACTTGGAATGTCTTTTTGAAAACAACGATTTGTTATTTACTTACAGGTTGCAGAAAGGCTGGTCTAAACTTGAAGTAGGAAAAATAATTTTTGATCAGTATGGTTTGAACGATCTTTTAAAAGATGATCATCAATGTTAA
- a CDS encoding response regulator transcription factor, with translation MKILIIEDESELAKSIAEYLSEENYLCEFAATYREAMNKIAVFQYDCILLDITLPDGNGLKILEELKKEQKQDGVIIISAKNALDDKIRGLQIGADDYLTKPFHLSELTARIYSVIRRKQFSSTNVVKQNELQIDLLSKTVAVNNKIIVLTKKEFDLLIYFIGNKNRVISKSTLAEHLSGDFADMLENHDFVYAHVKNLKKKLYDAGCDHYLKTVYGTGYKWEST, from the coding sequence ATGAAAATTCTGATTATTGAGGACGAATCTGAACTTGCAAAAAGCATTGCAGAATATTTATCAGAAGAGAATTATCTGTGCGAATTTGCTGCAACATATCGTGAAGCGATGAACAAAATCGCCGTGTTTCAGTATGACTGTATTTTGCTGGATATTACTTTACCGGATGGAAACGGACTGAAAATTCTTGAAGAATTGAAAAAAGAACAGAAACAGGATGGTGTGATTATTATTTCGGCTAAAAATGCTTTAGATGATAAAATAAGAGGTTTGCAGATTGGCGCAGATGATTATTTGACCAAGCCATTTCATCTATCTGAATTGACGGCCAGAATTTATTCCGTCATTCGGAGGAAACAGTTCAGCAGTACAAATGTGGTGAAGCAAAATGAACTTCAGATTGATCTTCTTTCTAAAACCGTTGCTGTAAACAACAAAATCATCGTTTTGACAAAAAAAGAATTTGATTTATTAATCTATTTTATCGGAAATAAAAACAGAGTAATCTCTAAAAGTACATTGGCAGAACATCTTTCGGGAGACTTTGCCGATATGCTGGAAAACCACGATTTTGTATACGCTCACGTAAAAAATCTGAAGAAAAAACTCTACGACGCCGGCTGCGACCATTATCTGAAAACAGTATATGGAACCGGATACAAATGGGAGAGTACATAA